The nucleotide window TCATCCCTACGGCGGTTTCGCCTTTGGAAAAAGGTGACAGGGCGATCGGCAGCACAGCGAGCAGAACAAACAGGCGGATCGACTGAGCGATCGACACCCGAGGCATATCCGCCTTGGCGGCTTCTGCAATGGCCATCACATAGCCAAGCGCCCCCGGCAAGGAGGCAAACAGAGCGGAGGCATGATCCCATTTGCCGATATGACGCAGGACCGCATAGGCTCCCCAGGTCATGGCAAAGACATTGACCACCAAAATGGCGATGCTCAAAGGCCAGGTGGCGATGGCTTCAAGGGTTTCAGGTGAGAAACCTGTGCCAAGCACCAACCCAATCAGGACAAACGCAGCATCCCGCACCCAATCCGGCATGGTCAACGTGCGCCCCGCAAACATGGCGGCAGCGACAGCCACCAGCGAACCGGTGAGCCAGGAGGCTGGAAAATCGATCAGATGCGCCAGCCAGCCACCGATGAAGGCGATGCCATAAAGCTCGACCAAGTTCAGCCAGTTGACCTGTTTGATGGTGTGCAGCGATGGGCGCATTCAATGTCCTTTTGTTGGCTTTTGGTGAGATCCGCTTGTGGCTGGATCACACACCGGCAAAGGCGTCAGTGGTGGCGATCAGGGCTTCCAGTATACCCGGTTCATTAAAGGCATGCCCTGCCCCCTCGATCAGATGGAATGCGGCATCGGGCCACGCCTTGTGTAGGGCATAGGCATTGTGCATCGAGCATGGCATGTCATAGCGGCCATGGACGATTGCACCGGGAATGCCGACCAGCTTGGGCGCATCCCGCAGCAACTGCCCCTCTTCAAGCCATCCTTTGTTGGAGAAGAAGTGGTTTTCGATCCGCGCAAAGGCAATCGCGAAATGGTCGGCAGCAAAGCTGGTGCTATTGGCCTGGTCTGGCAGAAGGGTGATGGTTTCCCCTTCCCAAATGCTCCACGCCTTGGCGGCTTCCAACTGGACCGTCTCATCATCCGATGTCAGGCGCTTTCTGAAAGCAGCAATCAGATCACCGCGTTCTTCGGGGGGGATTGGCGCGACAAAGGCTTCCCATTTGTCCGGAAACATCTGATTGACGCCGAATTTGTAATACCAGTCAAGCTCGGCCTCAGTCAGGGTGAAGATGCCACGCAAAACCAGCTCGGACACATGCTCGGGATGGGTCTCGGCATAGGCGAGCGCCAAGGTCGATCCCCACGACCCGCCAAACACCATCCATTTTTCCACGCCCATCAGAGTGCGCAGCCGTTCGATATCCTCGACCAGATGCCATGTGGTGTTGGCAGTCAGGTCGGCATGGGGCAATGAGCGACCACAGCCGCGTTGATCGAACAACAGGATGTCATAATGATCGGGATGAAAGAGCTGCCGATGAACATCGGCACAGCCGCCCCCCGGCCCGCCATGCAGGAAAACAACCGGTTTGGCACCTTTGGTGCCTGCCCGTTCCCAATAGACCGCGTGGCCATCGCCAACATCCAACATGCCGTGATCAAAGGGCTTGATGGGTGGATAAAGTGGGCTTTGTGCGGGCATTGGCAAGCTTCCTTTTTTGGTGCGGAACATATCGAACAGAACAAGGGTCGGAGAAACACGCGTCGAGAAATAGCGACAAAACAGGCGTAGTTGGTGCAAGTCCAAGCCTGTCCAAGATGATCGAGACTGGCTATGAATGGTGTGGAGCGACTGGATTGGATGCACTTCGAGGCAGGGTGTCTCTTTCCATATCACGACCCTTTATCGGCCGCAAATGATGCTTATCTTGATCTGACAAGATTGACATCCCGGCAAAGAATGGGTGCGACATCATCAACCGTCGTTGCCATTGCGCAACATGGACAGCGCAAATCACTCAAGGCCATTTTGCTTGTTATGAAAAGCTGGTAAAGATGACAGCTCAAAGGTCTGTCGATACAGGCTGGAATGTGATGAATTGGTGAGAGATGATCAACCAACTGGCAGCTTTGCTTGAAGCGCCCCTGCACACTCAATCGAATGGCAAGATCGACACCCCGCGTCGCTTCGGGCTGGGCCTGCTTTTGGCTATGGGGCTGTTGCTCACCGGTTGTTCAGCGCCAACGGGCGTCAAGTTCATCTCGGCCTCCTCCAAACCCGC belongs to Cohaesibacter intestini and includes:
- the pip gene encoding prolyl aminopeptidase, which encodes MPAQSPLYPPIKPFDHGMLDVGDGHAVYWERAGTKGAKPVVFLHGGPGGGCADVHRQLFHPDHYDILLFDQRGCGRSLPHADLTANTTWHLVEDIERLRTLMGVEKWMVFGGSWGSTLALAYAETHPEHVSELVLRGIFTLTEAELDWYYKFGVNQMFPDKWEAFVAPIPPEERGDLIAAFRKRLTSDDETVQLEAAKAWSIWEGETITLLPDQANSTSFAADHFAIAFARIENHFFSNKGWLEEGQLLRDAPKLVGIPGAIVHGRYDMPCSMHNAYALHKAWPDAAFHLIEGAGHAFNEPGILEALIATTDAFAGV